In Leptospira fletcheri, the genomic window CGGCAAACCACCGCCCGGTTTAAATCCGCCGATCGCGAATCTCGTAGGCGCCACTAGATGGATCAAGGATTCCCGAAAGAAAGGTCTATAATCGTCCGCGATTTCGGACACATAAAACTCCACGATTTTTTCGAGGTCGCGCGCATTTCTAGTTTCATACGCCTGATCCGCTTCTTTCCAAAGTTGAATTTCTCTGGGAAGCAAAGCGAGATCCGTTGCGGATTTGTTTTCCACGGCTTCTTCGTATCTTTTTTCCAAGGATTTGATCTGCAATCCCGCCTGCTTTAAAATACGATCCGCCATCCCCGGTTGCGAATTGATATGTCTTAAAATCCTGCGTCTCAATGCGGATTGGAATTCCTTTCCGGATGCCAGAGATAACCCGGAACGCTTGGCGGCGAATTTGGAGATCGTCCGGATCTCATTGCTCGTAGATTTGGAAACGAAACGGATGATCTGGGTTGGGGATACTTTTCTGGTCAGAATTTCGAATAAAGTAGTGAACAACGGTAAAGAGAGGTCTTTTTCTTGAGCTATATCTAGAATTGTGGAAAGAGCGTAAGCTCCTTCCACATGCGATTCGCTTTGGCTCATTTCCCGCTGAATGAATTCCTTCGGATTAAAGAATAATTCCAGCCGTTCCAGTAGGTTCGGTTCATCTTCGCCCGAGATCAGTTTACGAACGAATCTTTGTCCATACGCACGGTTTCTGCTGACGCGGGAAGTGGACGTAGAAATCAGATCCGCAAGTCCGAACTCCATTGCGGATTGGGTCGACAATTCCATAGATCTCAGTAGATCCAAAATTTCGGAAAATCCGAGGCGAATCAGTTCTCCTTCGAAATTGCTTCCGCATTCTGGAATGCCGCTAGCGATACCGCAGGCGATTGCAACCGGATTCTTGAGGACCCCGACAACTTCGAGAGCGCGTATGTCTTCGTATGTCTTCGTGTGGTTTCTCCCACCCGAAAAAAGATCTTCCACAATGGAGGAGGCTTTTTTTCCCGTAGACGCCACCGAAAAAAAACTGTGTTGGTTTTTAATCATCTCCGTTAAAAGATTCGGCCCGGCCACTGCAGCGTATTCTATGTCGGGTTTTCCGATCTTTTCCTTCACATGAGTGACGTAATCGGAAAAAGTCACGCTTCCGGTCTTTCTTCTCGTAGAAGAGGAAACAAGACCCTTGGTAAAAGATAATATGACGTGATTTTCCGATAAGGAAAGAGAGGAACAAATGCGATCGATCACGTTCTCCTGTAACCTGGAGGGAACGGCAGAGATGATGATCCAATGGCCTTCAGTCAGGAAATCCGTATCATAGACGGGAGTGACATTTTCCGGAAGGGGGACGTTCTCGTCCAAAAGTTCCACGGAACGATCCTTCTGTATTCTCTCGACCTTTTTTCTATCTCCGTACCATAAGAAGACTCGATCCGCCTTGGAGGAAACCATCGTAGACAGTTGGACCCCCATGGGTCCTCCCCCGAAAATCGCCACGTTCGGATAACGGATCTCCAGAATTTCTTCATCGTTCATCTAATATTCCGTAATTTCTCTTTCTGATGAAATGCATAGTTTCCTTTCCGAGCGAAACAAGAAAACCAATAAATCGATTCCGAGTTTTCAGGTTGCCTTTCCGGACTCTCCGCCGAGTTTAGTTAGAAAATCGTAGTCGAAAAAAGAAAGACCGCTTTTCTTTCGACATTTCCTTCCATGCGAATCCTAGTTAGATTGATTCCGACATTCATTTGCGCGCTTCTTTTCACGGATTGTGCCACATATTGGTCCCATAGAAAGAATGATTTGCAGGACGTATTTACTTTCGGAGTGGAAAATCCCGGCTATGGCGTGGGAGTTCGATTGGGTCCCTTGGCCGGAGGTTTCGTTTTTCAAGGCGGCGAGAGTGCGCCGGGAAAAAGGGATTTGGGAATCGGCTACGGACTCCGCGGAGGAAGTTTCGGAAGCTATCGTTCTCAACAACTCATCTTCGGGATTCTAGGAAGCGATAAATTCCACTCTCTCCCATCCAAAAACTTTACCGTATCAGGACCATCTTCCGATACGAATCCGAACGGAAAAACGGATTCCGGCCCGAGAGAAAATTCCGGACTGATTTTTCCGGAGTTGCCAGACACCGAAAGCCAAGAAGGCACGGACTCCGAAATGGACGCTTTGGAAGAGCGCCAAAAAGCCAAGAGTTACTCGCTTCGTTATTTGCAATTTTATAATATACCTGTAGACGAGAGAAGGAGAAAAAAGAAAGAAGCCTTCTTTAGAAAATACGTCCAGAGCTTGGATCCGGACAAAAGAAACGACGCGTTACAGGCCTATCTGGCCCAAAACCCCGAAAACAAAGACGATTATCCCTTGGCGTTTTTATACCAAATCGAAGTATATTTGGGTCTTCGATACGGAATAAGAATCGGTTTTAATGTAGCGGAATTTTTGGATTTTATTCTCGGTTTTACCGGATTGGATCTTTTAGAGGATGATATAGAATAAAAAAAGCCGCGGAATGCGCGGCCTTCTTATAATTCGAAATCTTAAGGAAATATCAAAGTTTATATTCGTATTTCGTAATGACGCCTTTTTTGTCCACGACCACCCGAATGAATTTCGTATCGGGGGAAATCTTAGAAGGCTTATCGGCGAGAGTCTTATAGGAATTCTTTTGATAAGTGGTGGACTCGAGATACCATTCCAACAAGGAGCCGTCCTGGGTGTTTTCCTCCACGGTGGGAGTTCCCAATAGCGCTTCGGCTTTCAGTCTCTTATCCCCTTGCTTGATCATATTCGCTTCCACAACTCGAATATCCGAATTCGGTTGATAAGCCGGCTCGCTCTTCTTCTCTTCCGAAGAACAAGTCCCAAAAAATAAAGTCGCGGAAACCAGTAGGATCGCAGAAAAAATTTTTTTCATCCCTCACTCCTTTTATGCCATCTTCTGAGGCGGATTAAAAGCGGATCTATTCTTGATCGAGGAACGGATTTGTCACGCGGAATTTCCTAACTTGGGTGCGAGTCGCACCAAAAGATCGTCCAACGCCCGCTTCAATCGATCGACTTTTTCCTGAGTAAGACCCGAATCGGCAAACAGACGTTCCGGAATGCACTCGGCTTTCTTTTTGAAGTTTCTTCCCTTTGTAGTCAACTTTACGACCAAAGACCGTTCGTCCTCTTCGGATCTTTCCCGGGTCAGAAATTTCTGGGATTCCATCTTTTTCAGAAGAGGGGTCAGGGTGCCGGAATCGAGCAATAACTTATCCCCTATCTCTTTTAGAGGGATGCCGTCTTTTTCCCAAAGCACAAGCAATACGAGATATTGAGGATAAGTCAAATCGAACTCGTCCAGAATGGGACGGTATAGAGCCGTAACCACTCTGGACAGTGCGTAGAGCGGAAAACAAATTTGCCGATCTAGACTTAAGAGATCTTCCTTCACTTTTTCAAAAGATCCTGAATCTGTTGGTCGATTTTTTCCGGAGGAGTCATCGGTGCAAAACGCTTGATCACTTTTCCTTGTTTGTCTACCAGAAATTTGGTAAAATTCCATTTTATCGAAGTACTCAGAAAACCCGGAGCCTCGTGTTTCAAATATTTGAAAACGGGATGGGCGCCTTCGCCGTTTACTTCTATCTTTTTAAAAAGCGGAAACCGAACTCCGAAATTCATCTCGCAAAAATTCTGAATTTCCGAATCGTTTCCCGGCTCTTGATGACCGAATTGATCGCAGGGAAAACCCAATATTTCCAAGCCTTCGCCCTTATACTTGTCGTACATAGCCTGAAGTCCTTTATATTGAGGCGTAAACCCGCACTGACTCGCCGTATTGACGATCAAAAGCACCTTGCCTTGATAATCCCCGAGTTTCTTTTCCTGCCCGTTATTCAGGGTCGCCGTAAGTTCATATAGATTTTGTGCCATGGATAGAATAATCTCCCGATGAATAATTAAATTGCATACAATTTAATTTCTTACAATCTATTTTTGCCCGAATTTATAAAAAAATCGCATTATGGGATTAGATTTTAATTGAGAGGGAAAAAATAAATTGCCTATCCAACTTGGAGGACGCAGCCTCCCTCGGATAGACGGGATCCATGGAATGGCGGTACTGATAGGTAAAACGAACCAAAACGGCGTCATTAGGAATATAGTCCAGAGTGGCCGTCCCTCCCCCAGTCTGAAACCCGTGCTTGGTTCCCGTTTGAACGATCATCTGTTCCCTGTCGGCGTATCTTTCGAATCTCAGTCCGATTCTCCATTCCGGAAGAAAACGATATCCGATCCAGAGATTTCCCGCATACTGCTGCCTATAAGCCTTACTATTTCCTTCCATATAAGTGGGACCCGAAGAAAGATAGATCAGCTTCATATCATCCGCTCTTTTTTGATAACCGACGTCGAAAGAAGATGCGACGGTCAGAGTCTCGGAGGGTTTCCATTCCGCGATAAAATTATTGTAATACCGAACTTCCTTCGGAATCTGAGTCGGTTGTTCGTTTCCCATAAAGGTGTTCCATCGAAACATCCAATGCTGAGTCGGAGTCCATTCCAAACGGAATCCGCCGGAAACATCCTTATTATTATCCGTAACGACTTGGTAACCGTTGTCCAAATGCAATTGATAAGAGACTTTGTTGGTTATTCTCCCGCTCAACCTAGCGCCGGAAACGTAATAAGGAACGTTATCCAAGGCTAAGGATCTGGTATACACGAAGTTATCGTGGGAAATCCACGACTCGTAACCAATGTGTCCGAAGTAAATCCCCATATCCAACCAGGTGGATTTTCCGAGCTTGATACCTCCGTACGCCTCCTGCATATTTCGGACACTGAATTCGTTGCTTGTCTTTCCGGTCGTTCCTTCTCCAACATAGTTTGCTGCGACTGAAGTACCGAATTGAACGGCAAAGCGGCTTCTAAATTTTTCGGTCTCCACTTGGGCGTCCAGATGAGCGAGATTGATATTGAATTCATTGGTTCGAGTCGCCTGAGTCGTATAGGCCGCTTCCTTAGAGTTAGGCCGGTTAAAATCCGCGTTGTAATAACTATCCACAAAGAACCCTATCTTAATAGGCAAAGGTGCGACGTAGGCAGGCTGAACCGATTGTGGAAGTACGGTATTTTCTTTTATTGTCACCGCCGTTTTCGGTGTTCCTTTTGCCGCGGATTCCGATTTTCCTTCGTTTTCCACGTGCGCTTCCTTTTCGACTTCCTCCTCTGTTTTTATTTTCCCGTCGACGCTTCGATTCTCATCGGAACGGATAGGAAGATTCAGAAAGAAGAATCCGAGAAGGCCTAAGATGAGATAAAAATGAATCAGCGGCAGAAATTCTCGATTCCGAAAATGATATTTAAAACGGGCAATCATCTGTTTGAGTACTCTATTTTCGGACGGCGAAAGTCTATTTATTTTTCTAAACGGGCGGAATCCTAACAAAAACTTAACATTAAACGTTGAAAAATTAGCATCCGACTTTTTTATCAGTTGAGTCGGGGTCTTTGAAACGGGATTCCGAGCGGAAAATTCGCACGAGCGAAACGCTTAAGGTGAAATCGCTAAGATCGGACCGTAACGAAGAGGATTTTTAAATGGAACAGCAAAGCATCCTGATCACCGCAATCATTCTCTTAACGACCGCCGTCCTGTGCGTTCCCTTATTTAAAAAAGTCGGAATCGGCTCGATCATCGGCTATGTCGCCGGCGGAATCCTGATCGGTCCCTACGGAATTCGCTTAGTGACAGGCGGAACCGAAATCCTGCACTTCGCGGAATTCGGAGTGGTCCTTCTTCTTTTTCTAATCGGATTAGAACTTCGGCCCCAGACCCTATGGATTCTGAGAAAACCCATCTTCGGAATGGGTCTGACTCAAGTCGTTTTATCTTCCGTGGTGCTGACATATCTGATCCACTGGATCTTTTCCATAGAGTGGATCGCCGCCGCATTGCTCGGTGTTAGTTTTTCTCTTTCTTCCACGGCTTTTGCACTCCAATCTCTTGCGGAAAAAAACCAATTAAACACTACGACAGGCAGATCCGCATTTGCCATCCTATTGTTCCAGGACCTTGCCGTAATTCCGATCATGGCAATCCTACCGTTGGCGGCGTCCGGTGGCGGAACGGGTCAACATCCCGGTTTCGATTTTACGAAATTCGCTCTGGCATTATTCGCCATACTTTTGGTCATCCTCGGAGGCAGATTTCTTACGAGACCTCTGTTCCGAATCATAGCTTCTTCGGGAAATCACGAAATTTTCGTGGCACTTTCTCTGCTACTCGTACTTGGCGTAGCTTTGATTATGGAGCAAGTCGGGCTCTCTATGGCTTTGGGATCCTTTTTAGGCGGAGTGTTATTGGCGGATTCCGAATACCGACACGAACTGGA contains:
- a CDS encoding 1-acyl-sn-glycerol-3-phosphate acyltransferase codes for the protein MNDEEILEIRYPNVAIFGGGPMGVQLSTMVSSKADRVFLWYGDRKKVERIQKDRSVELLDENVPLPENVTPVYDTDFLTEGHWIIISAVPSRLQENVIDRICSSLSLSENHVILSFTKGLVSSSTRRKTGSVTFSDYVTHVKEKIGKPDIEYAAVAGPNLLTEMIKNQHSFFSVASTGKKASSIVEDLFSGGRNHTKTYEDIRALEVVGVLKNPVAIACGIASGIPECGSNFEGELIRLGFSEILDLLRSMELSTQSAMEFGLADLISTSTSRVSRNRAYGQRFVRKLISGEDEPNLLERLELFFNPKEFIQREMSQSESHVEGAYALSTILDIAQEKDLSLPLFTTLFEILTRKVSPTQIIRFVSKSTSNEIRTISKFAAKRSGLSLASGKEFQSALRRRILRHINSQPGMADRILKQAGLQIKSLEKRYEEAVENKSATDLALLPREIQLWKEADQAYETRNARDLEKIVEFYVSEIADDYRPFFRESLIHLVAPTRFAIGGFKPGGGLPKIGGCVKEVKSLASRYDILYTPTHRSHLDSIEVAFGLRWLGLPVPRYAADKKVMGTPGLARVLKSLGAYMVDRKRNRNLLYLDCLTQYSTMMLEAGIPTLVYPEGTRSRTGGIIPIKTGILSTSVDAFKRTGSEVIVVPIVLSYENVPEDTEFAGSEEHLSFKDFLFKRTEVYMDLCEPIPVSRYIHEDDPTLSISLEITRSWQAHHRILPNQLIAKLIVQEGGEVAIKDLRSLVSEVILSRKGNYLTREVDEIVNRGTKVLKSRGFISVEKDIVKTERAALLEYYGNMVPDPT
- a CDS encoding LIC13411 family adhesin, with product MRILVRLIPTFICALLFTDCATYWSHRKNDLQDVFTFGVENPGYGVGVRLGPLAGGFVFQGGESAPGKRDLGIGYGLRGGSFGSYRSQQLIFGILGSDKFHSLPSKNFTVSGPSSDTNPNGKTDSGPRENSGLIFPELPDTESQEGTDSEMDALEERQKAKSYSLRYLQFYNIPVDERRRKKKEAFFRKYVQSLDPDKRNDALQAYLAQNPENKDDYPLAFLYQIEVYLGLRYGIRIGFNVAEFLDFILGFTGLDLLEDDIE
- a CDS encoding LIC13410 family lipoprotein, with the translated sequence MKKIFSAILLVSATLFFGTCSSEEKKSEPAYQPNSDIRVVEANMIKQGDKRLKAEALLGTPTVEENTQDGSLLEWYLESTTYQKNSYKTLADKPSKISPDTKFIRVVVDKKGVITKYEYKL
- a CDS encoding MarR family winged helix-turn-helix transcriptional regulator produces the protein MKEDLLSLDRQICFPLYALSRVVTALYRPILDEFDLTYPQYLVLLVLWEKDGIPLKEIGDKLLLDSGTLTPLLKKMESQKFLTRERSEEDERSLVVKLTTKGRNFKKKAECIPERLFADSGLTQEKVDRLKRALDDLLVRLAPKLGNSA
- a CDS encoding glutathione peroxidase: MAQNLYELTATLNNGQEKKLGDYQGKVLLIVNTASQCGFTPQYKGLQAMYDKYKGEGLEILGFPCDQFGHQEPGNDSEIQNFCEMNFGVRFPLFKKIEVNGEGAHPVFKYLKHEAPGFLSTSIKWNFTKFLVDKQGKVIKRFAPMTPPEKIDQQIQDLLKK
- a CDS encoding porin, whose protein sequence is MIARFKYHFRNREFLPLIHFYLILGLLGFFFLNLPIRSDENRSVDGKIKTEEEVEKEAHVENEGKSESAAKGTPKTAVTIKENTVLPQSVQPAYVAPLPIKIGFFVDSYYNADFNRPNSKEAAYTTQATRTNEFNINLAHLDAQVETEKFRSRFAVQFGTSVAANYVGEGTTGKTSNEFSVRNMQEAYGGIKLGKSTWLDMGIYFGHIGYESWISHDNFVYTRSLALDNVPYYVSGARLSGRITNKVSYQLHLDNGYQVVTDNNKDVSGGFRLEWTPTQHWMFRWNTFMGNEQPTQIPKEVRYYNNFIAEWKPSETLTVASSFDVGYQKRADDMKLIYLSSGPTYMEGNSKAYRQQYAGNLWIGYRFLPEWRIGLRFERYADREQMIVQTGTKHGFQTGGGTATLDYIPNDAVLVRFTYQYRHSMDPVYPREAASSKLDRQFIFSLSIKI